In a single window of the Schistocerca americana isolate TAMUIC-IGC-003095 chromosome X, iqSchAmer2.1, whole genome shotgun sequence genome:
- the LOC124555768 gene encoding zinc finger protein 2-like — MFDYRQASVRTSMALESNAWLSSNSTAAGTTAREQQQQQQQQQQQQQQQQQQQPPPPPPPPPQHTAVVKTRDDQLGQVPQHGSQNFIGADDNQQRSLLKIPSSVVGKCSMFTQTEHTNRFTQTEHPAARYGGICLENGSNGGNCKADSSTMFDPAGMQQQGASSQMYSASSDKNKDPEKTSSSASADFPFCYNVNMLQKVHQQSNSAVPVGGISGDDKGCYRFDVAQPFGYNYALVNQMSLAAAASTATFKCDVCGLVFAHLSLLNHHKRIHNTTNMLATGAQNAAESERQFTCDMCGVSFSLAGELKSHKNGVHGKANQNQQHIGSKCCESCGVELACEHNGGNLVKGKKNGKFVKCESCQEMMSGSSSGSGSTPVYSNSSGSGSESGGTNNAANNTNLGEIKPGHHPVKRRGVASVTKCHKCNGSGIIFIGGPRNATAVDKPFHCNVCDGTFSRYSSLWSHKRLHSGDKPFKCEICGLAFAKAAYLKNHARVHTGEKPFKCAVCGMQFSQSPHLKNHERIHSGERPYQCEVCDKTFARHSTLWNHRRIHTGEKPYRCEVCGSAFNQATHLKNHAKVHTGEKPHRCDICEVGFSDRFALKRHRGIHEKYGRTSVSASNNPTGNVQNSQVPPNTSNVNVSSVNVNSVSNVNAVNVNNVNNRNGSNPNSASNNSQAGIDDLYKCEVGGPVAFPGCSRPHDEKQ, encoded by the exons GTTTGATTACCGGCAGGCATCTGTGCGAACATCAATGGCCCTAGAGTCAAATGCTTGGCTCTCGTCCAACAGTACAGCTGCAGGTACAACAGCAAgggaacagcaacagcagcagcagcaacaacaacagcagcagcaacaacaacagcagcagcagccaccgccaccaccgccacCTCCTCCACAGCATACAGCTGTTGTAAAGACACGTGATGACCAGCTTGGTCAAGTTCCACAGCATGGTAGCCAGAATTTCATTGGAGCAGATGATAATCAGCAAAGAAGTTTGCTGAAAATACCATCATCAGTTGTTGGCAAATGTTCCATGTTCACACAGACTGAACACACAAACAG GTTCACACAGACAGAACATCCAGCTGCCAGGTATGGTGGTATTTGTCTAGAAAACGGCAGTAACGGAGGTAACTGTAAAGCAGATTCATCTACCATGTTTGACCCAGCAGGTATGCAGCAGCAGGGCGCCAGTTCACAGATGTATAGTGCTTCATCTGATAAAAATAAGGATCCTGAGAAAACATCTAGCAGTGCATCAGCGGATTTCCCTTTCTGCTACAACGTGAACATGCTTCAGAAAGTCCACCAACAGAGCAATTCAGCTGTACCTGTTGGAGGAATAAGTGGTGATGACAAAGGCTGCTATAGATTTGATGTAGCTCAACCATTTGGATACAATTATGCATTAGTTAATCAGATGTCTTTGGCAGCTGCTGCATCAACTGCAACATTTAAGTGTGATGTTTGTGGTTTAGTGTTTGCTCATCTCTCTCTCTTAAATCATCATAAAAGGATACATAACACAACTAATATGCTGGCAACTGGAGCTCAAAATGCTGCAGAAAGTGAACGCCAGTTTACTTGTGATATGTGTGGTGTGAGTTTTAGTTTAGCAGGGGAACTTAAGAGCCACAAGAATGGAGTTCATGGGAAAGCTAATCAGAATCAGCAGCACATAGGAAGTAAGTGCTGTGAGTCTTGTGGTGTTGAATTAGCTTGTGAACATAACGGTGGTAATTTGGTGAAAGGTAAGAAGAATGGAAAGTTTGTGAAATGTGAATCATGTCAAGAAATGATGTCAGGCAGCAGTTCAGGTTCTGGCTCCACTCCTGTGTACAGCAATAGCAGTGGTTCGGGGAGTGAGAGTGGTGGTACCAACAATGCTGCAAATAATACAAATCTGGGTGAGATTAAACCTGGGCATCATCCAGTGAAACGTAGAGGTGTGGCCAGTGTTACAAAATGTCATAAATGTAATGGATCTGGCATCATTTTCATTGGTGGGCCTCGTAATGCAACAGCTGTTGACAAACCCTTCCACTGTAATGTTTGTGATGGAACATTTTCAAGATATTCTAGTTTGTGGAGCCACAAAAGATTGCATAGTGGCGATAAACCTTTTAAGTGTGAAATCTGTGGTCTCGCATTTGCGAAAGCGGCATACCTGAAAAACCATGCTCGTGTGCACACGGGAGAAAAACCTTTCAAGTGTGCCGTTTGCGGGATGCAATTCTCACAGTCCCCACACTTGAAGAACCATGAGAGGATACATTCGGGTGAACGTCCGTACCAGTGTGAAGTGTGCGACAAGACATTTGCCCGTCATTCGACACTATGGAATCACAGACGTATTCACACCGGTGAGAAACCTTACCGATGTGAAGTCTGCGGCTCTGCATTCAATCAAGCTACCCACCTAAAAAATCATGCCAAGGTCCACACTGGTGAGAAACCACACCGATGCGATATTTGTGAGGTTGGCTTTTCTGACAGATTCGCTCTGAAGCGCCACCGTGGTATACATGAAAAGTATGGAAGAACGTCTGTTAGTGCTTCAAATAATCCAACTGGAAATGTGCAGAACAGTCAGGTACCTCCAAATACTTCAAATGTGAATGTTAGTAGTGTTAatgtaaattctgtttctaatgtaAATGCTGTGAACGTTAACAATGTTAATAACAGAAATGGGTCAAACCCAAATTCAGCTTCAAATAATTCACAAGCTGGCATAGACGACCTATACAAATGTGAGGTTGGAGGGCCAGTGGCATTTCCTGGTTGTTCCAGGCCCCATGATGAGAAACAGTGA